A section of the Pleuronectes platessa chromosome 7, fPlePla1.1, whole genome shotgun sequence genome encodes:
- the LOC128444812 gene encoding zinc finger MYM-type protein 1-like, giving the protein MIAWKEYERADKADALLMSTLSKEHHKQIEENRAYIKSLAEVLLLTATQNISQRGHKETVDADNRGNFLAILDMIAKHDPVVKKKMTGPRNAKYTSHQIQNEVLDTLAEMVRASIINEVKESEVFSLMADETKDLKKKEQISLVLRYYYAGAVKESFLHFESADRLDAAGLTHKIIQVLERCGLEYKSNLIGQSYDGASVMSGKHSGVQARIKEVAKQAFYVHCNAHCVNLVLVDTVKAVPQAECFFALLQRLYVFVSGSYIHNKWLNIQKEMYPGAPRELQRLSETRWACRHIACHTVLDRLPAIMRLLVEVASENSGDRSIDARGLLAQFDLQFIGLLVICNKVFGDARCLSDMLQSPSLDLCSAVDLVQALVQNVQAYRDESYFEGLWREILNTAEKCDVEVEPTSKRKTKQSRWLDGHAVMSSTGERSEQSMDTFRTSIFYPVLDNMLSELNRGFAKPNCEIMLGIQALNPSSNTFCQEQALFAFASIYECNTDDLKHELHQMKRILERKVKSGIQKPSSLVELTKFVEPFKEVFHELFRLCKIAIAIPVSTASCERSFSTLKLIKTHLRSTMDDDRLSSLGILSVESRRAKSLDLDEFVNRFAANHNNRRIRLK; this is encoded by the coding sequence ATGATTGCTTGGAAAGAATATGAGAGAGCAGATAAAGCTGATGCCTTGTTAATGAGTACTTTAAGTAAAGAACATCATAAGCAGATAGAGGAAAATCGTGCCTACATAAAAAGTTTAGCAGAAGTCCTACTGTTAACTGCAACCCAGAATATTTCACAGAGGGGACACAAGGAGACAGTAGATGCAGACAACAGGGGAAACTTCTTGGCTATATTGGACATGATTGCTAAACATGACCCAgttgttaaaaagaaaatgacaggGCCTCGCAATGCAAAATACACGAGCCACCAAATTCAAAATGAAGTTTTGGATACATTAGCTGAAATGGTACGCGCTTCCATCATAAACGAAGTCAAGGAGAGTGAAGTCTTTTCCCTTATGGCAGATGAAACTAAAGACcttaaaaaaaaggagcagaTCTCTTTAGTGTTAAGATATTATTATGCAGGAGCCGTAAAAGAGAGCTTTTTGCACTTTGAATCTGCAGACCGCCTAGATGCTGCAGGCCTGACGCATAAAATAATACAGGTACTTGAGAGATGTGGCTTGGAATACAAAAGTAACCTGATCGGGCAATCATATGATGGGGCTTCTGTCATGAGTGGCAAGCACTCAGGCGTTCAGGCTCGTATTAAAGAGGTGGCAAAACAGGCCTTTTATGTACATTGTAATGCCCATTGTGTTAATCTTGTTCTTGTGGACACAGTTAAGGCAGTACCACAAGCTGAATGTTTTTTCGCATTGTTGCAGAGACTCTATGTATTTGTGTCTGGCTCGTACATTCACAACAAGTGGCTGAACATACAGAAAGAAATGTATCCTGGAGCACCCAGAGAGCTTCAGCGATTGAGTGAAACAAGGTGGGCTTGCCGGCATATAGCTTGCCACACTGTTCTTGATAGACTACCTGCCATCATGCGTCTCCTTGTAGAAGTGGCTTCAGAAAACAGTGGCGATAGAAGCATTGATGCACGAGGCCTGCTCGCTCAATTTGACCTGCAGTTCATTGGACTTTTGGTGATATGCAATAAGGTTTTTGGTGATGCAAGGTGTCTCTCTGACATGCTACAGTCTCCCTCTCTTGATTTGTGTTCAGCTGTGGATCTAGTTCAAGCCCTTGTGCAAAATGTTCAAGCTTACAGGGATGAATCCTACTTTGAAGGACTCTGGAGAGAAATCTTAAatactgctgaaaaatgtgatgtaGAGGTGGAACCTACttcaaaaagaaagacaaaacagaGCCGGTGGCTAGATGGACATGCTGTCATGTCCTCAACGGGTGAGCGTTCAGAGCAGAGTATGGACACTTTCCGTACCAGCATATTTTACCCTGTGCTGGATAACATGCTCAGTGAGCTAAACAGAGGATTTGCTAAACCAAATTGTGAAATAATGTTGGGAATCCAAGCCTTAAATCCGTCAAGTAATACATTTTGCCAAGAGCAAGCTCTATTTGCATTTGCTTCTATTTATGAATGTAACACAGATGACCTCAAACACGAGTTACACCAAATGAAAAGAATCCTAGAGAGAAAAGTCAAATCTGGCATACAGAAGCCCTCTAGCCTAGTAGAACTCACTAAATTCGTTGAACCCTTTAAAGAGGTATTCCATGAGCTCTTCAGGTTATGCAAAATTGCTATTGCCATACCAGTCAGTACTGCCTCCTGTGAACGCAGCTTTTCCACACTCAAGTTAATAAAGACACACTTGAGATCCACTATGGATGATGATCGACTGAGCAGTCTGGGTATTTTAAGTGTGGAGTCCAGACGAGCAAAGTCCCTGGACTTGGATGAATTTGTTAATCGATTTGCTGCCAATCACAATAACCGCAGAATACGTCTGAAATGA